Proteins encoded by one window of Lacipirellulaceae bacterium:
- a CDS encoding Fic/DOC family N-terminal domain-containing protein, with protein sequence MSKSPCLPDLLPLSGLNWERLARFSSRAMLPLARYDGTLTSMINPAVLLSPMTSQEAVLSSRIEGTQASLTEVLQHEAGEQYDPEKQDDIHEVLNYRKALLVGEGALEHRPLSLALMRELHQLLMDNVRGGDCTPGAFRTTQNWIGKSGQTIDQARFVPPSPAKMLDALENFEQYIALDDTDPLVQLAVVHGQFEIIHPFNDGNGRLGRMLIPLLLYQKQVLQRPMFYLSEYLAEADQEYRDRLKVITDNGDWQGWIEFFLKAIEVQAVRNNDKAKQIHDLYDSMKSQVVEATHSQYASAVLDAFFNRPVLNSGDFSKLSGIENRGTANNLLRALTDQGVIRVLRQGSGRRPAIYAFADLINIAEGKKVL encoded by the coding sequence ATGAGTAAGTCACCTTGCCTACCTGATTTGTTGCCCCTGAGCGGATTGAACTGGGAGCGGCTAGCTCGGTTCAGCAGCCGAGCAATGTTGCCACTAGCCCGATACGATGGCACGCTCACCAGCATGATCAATCCGGCGGTATTGCTCTCGCCAATGACTAGCCAGGAAGCGGTGCTCTCATCCCGGATTGAGGGCACGCAGGCGTCGCTTACCGAAGTGCTACAACACGAGGCGGGCGAGCAGTACGATCCAGAGAAGCAGGACGACATTCACGAGGTGCTCAATTATCGAAAGGCACTACTCGTCGGAGAAGGGGCGCTTGAGCATCGACCGCTGTCGCTGGCGTTGATGCGCGAATTGCACCAGTTACTCATGGACAATGTGCGGGGCGGTGATTGCACGCCAGGTGCCTTTCGCACCACGCAAAACTGGATTGGCAAGTCCGGCCAGACCATCGACCAGGCCCGCTTTGTGCCCCCCTCGCCAGCGAAGATGCTCGACGCGCTGGAGAACTTTGAGCAATACATCGCCCTTGACGATACTGACCCGCTGGTGCAACTGGCGGTCGTCCATGGCCAGTTTGAGATTATCCATCCCTTCAATGACGGCAACGGCCGTTTGGGACGAATGCTGATTCCACTGCTGCTCTACCAGAAACAAGTCTTGCAACGGCCCATGTTCTACCTCAGCGAGTACTTGGCCGAAGCCGACCAAGAGTATCGCGATCGACTGAAAGTAATCACCGATAACGGGGACTGGCAGGGTTGGATCGAGTTTTTCCTAAAAGCGATTGAAGTGCAGGCAGTTCGCAACAACGACAAAGCGAAGCAAATTCACGACCTCTACGATTCGATGAAGAGCCAGGTCGTAGAAGCCACTCATTCGCAGTATGCCTCGGCTGTACTCGATGCCTTTTTCAATCGTCCGGTGCTGAACAGTGGCGACTTCTCCAAACTGAGTGGCATCGAGAATCGTGGCACGGCGAACAATTTACTTAGGGCGTTGACCGATCAGGGCGTCATTCGAGTTCTCCGCCAGGGGTCTGGGAGGCGACCGGCGATTTACGCCTTTGCTGACCTGATCAACATTGCGGAAGGGAAGAAAGTTCTCTGA
- a CDS encoding restriction endonuclease subunit S, with translation MNWASRSLDELGYVSRGRSRHRPRDAAHLYGGPYPFVQTGDIKHAGLTLSRYSQTYSEAGLAQSRLWPAGTLCITIAANIADTAILGIDACFPDSVIGFQPNDKEADGRFIKYLFDALLQKRFKQFTQGAAQDNLSQSKLLSLKFPIPNIAVQSRIADILSAYDNLIENNRRRIALLEQSARLLYKEWFVHLRFPGHEHVKIKDGVPEGWERKPLKDIAPFHYGKALKKESRIPGEFPVFGSSGIVGTHTKALVKGPGIIVGRKGNVGSVFWSSSDFHPIDTVYFIEPEDCSHYLYYALLNTKFINTDVAVPGLNRDYAHSRKVVVPNSTLLDLFERAVAAVQKQIDQLTKHSEFLSVARDLLLPRLMSGEIAV, from the coding sequence ATGAATTGGGCATCAAGGAGTCTCGACGAATTAGGATACGTCAGCAGGGGACGTTCACGTCATCGGCCCCGCGATGCTGCACATCTGTACGGGGGCCCTTACCCGTTTGTACAAACTGGCGACATAAAGCATGCTGGTCTAACTCTCTCCCGCTATTCGCAAACCTACAGCGAGGCGGGACTGGCACAGAGTCGGCTATGGCCAGCCGGCACACTTTGCATCACGATTGCGGCGAACATCGCCGACACAGCGATTCTAGGTATTGACGCGTGCTTTCCGGACAGTGTTATAGGTTTTCAACCCAATGACAAAGAAGCAGACGGCCGTTTTATCAAGTACCTCTTTGACGCATTACTTCAGAAGCGTTTCAAACAGTTCACGCAGGGTGCCGCGCAGGATAACCTGAGCCAGTCAAAGTTGCTCTCCCTAAAGTTCCCGATCCCAAATATTGCTGTTCAATCGCGCATCGCGGACATCCTCTCCGCCTACGACAATCTCATCGAGAACAACCGGCGGCGGATTGCGTTGTTGGAGCAGTCGGCGCGGCTGCTGTACAAGGAGTGGTTCGTCCACCTCCGCTTCCCCGGGCATGAGCACGTGAAGATCAAAGACGGTGTGCCGGAGGGGTGGGAGCGGAAGCCGCTGAAGGATATTGCCCCGTTTCACTATGGTAAGGCATTGAAAAAGGAAAGCCGTATCCCCGGCGAGTTTCCTGTCTTTGGGTCTAGCGGAATTGTTGGCACTCACACCAAGGCACTAGTCAAGGGACCAGGAATTATCGTTGGTCGGAAAGGCAATGTAGGGAGTGTGTTTTGGAGTAGCAGTGATTTTCATCCGATCGATACCGTGTACTTCATCGAGCCTGAAGATTGTAGTCACTACCTCTATTACGCCTTGTTGAACACGAAGTTCATCAATACAGATGTGGCAGTTCCAGGCCTCAATCGCGACTATGCGCATAGTCGTAAAGTAGTGGTTCCAAACAGCACTCTACTCGATCTATTCGAAAGAGCTGTCGCCGCGGTGCAAAAGCAGATCGATCAGCTTACAAAGCATTCAGAATTCCTCAGTGTCGCCCGCGACTTGTTGCTGCCGCGGCTAATGAGCGGGGAGATTGCCGTATGA
- a CDS encoding type I restriction endonuclease subunit R, whose amino-acid sequence MPRYDEDNLVQRTTAECFEHQLGWRSVYAYNQETFGSDGLLGRDSDREVVLKRVLRGKLRDLNPRLPEEAYDDAVRQLVEVEAAQSLVLANREKYELLVDGVKVRYRDDKGERVQRRLRVFDFDDPEQNDFLCVRELWVRGDLYRRRADIIGFVNGIPLLFIECKGVHRNLRAAFEENFSDYKDTIPHIFHHNAVVMFGNGEKAKVGSLTSQWEHFNDWKRLEEQEPGVVDMETVLRGVCQKRNFLDLVENFILFDNSPGKTIKILARNHQFLGVNQAVQAVREREDREGKLGVFWHTQGAGKSYSMVMFTRKVRRKLGGNFTFVVLTDRTDLDNQIYKTFAGCGVVDNDSDPCRADSGTRLRQLLSQHKAYVFSLIQKFNQDVAPEQGYTQRDDIIVITDEAHRTQYGTLALNMRNALPNASYMGFTGTPLFGDDEITRRVFGSYVSTYDFQRAVDDNATVPLYYDARGDDLGVAIGDLNERVAAKLEELETEDIDVQQRLEQELKRDYHVITAEKRLDQIAQDFVQHYSTAWETGKAMLVCIDKVTCVRMHALIEKHWNARISALEKSLSQTADEQELAYLKRQISWMQETRSAVVVSEDQGEVDNFRKWGLDITPHRRLVKEGIELPDAMRERPEFREMQRMDLDEAFKEEKHPFRVAIVCAMWLTGFDVPSLSTLYLDKPLKAHTLMQAIARANRIHEDKNNGLIVDYCGILRHLRKALATFAGAGTGEDDGEIEPARPDEELLAELAEAINYVQTYLSDRNAPLEKVIKSSGYAITAAIVACKEAANENDESRKRFEIMCRVVFKKFKACLNVEGINAYREDRDAINAVYKSLMKDREQADISDIIRQLHKVVDEAIETTPSARDDVSQPYDISRIDFERLKQEFARTPARQTTVQNLRQAVEQRLAMLLQQNPLRTDLQLHYEEVVAEYNSDKDQVTIERTFEALLQLVQELDEEAQRAVSEGLDEESLAIFDLLKKDDLTAVDIKRIKQVAVELLETLKAEKLRVDQWTEKEATRDAVSLAIHDFLYSDDTGLPVDAYEETEVRMRADEVFRHVVRAYPRVPSPVYSASA is encoded by the coding sequence ATGCCTCGGTATGATGAAGACAACCTGGTACAGCGGACGACCGCGGAGTGTTTCGAGCATCAGCTCGGCTGGCGATCGGTCTATGCGTACAACCAGGAAACCTTCGGCAGCGACGGCCTGTTGGGGCGAGACTCCGATCGGGAAGTGGTCCTAAAACGAGTGTTGCGCGGCAAGCTCCGTGATCTGAATCCTCGTTTGCCTGAAGAAGCTTACGACGATGCCGTTCGCCAGCTTGTGGAAGTTGAGGCAGCACAAAGCCTCGTTTTGGCGAATCGAGAGAAGTATGAATTGCTCGTCGATGGCGTCAAGGTTCGCTATCGAGACGACAAGGGCGAGCGAGTCCAAAGACGACTTCGCGTGTTTGACTTCGACGATCCGGAGCAGAATGACTTTCTGTGCGTCAGGGAATTGTGGGTCCGTGGAGACCTCTACCGCCGGAGGGCGGATATTATCGGCTTCGTTAATGGAATCCCACTGCTGTTCATCGAGTGCAAAGGAGTGCATCGCAATCTGCGAGCAGCCTTTGAAGAGAACTTTTCAGACTACAAGGATACGATTCCGCATATATTCCACCACAACGCGGTGGTCATGTTCGGAAACGGAGAGAAGGCAAAGGTTGGCTCGCTGACTAGTCAGTGGGAGCACTTCAACGACTGGAAGCGTCTGGAAGAGCAAGAGCCTGGCGTTGTCGATATGGAGACCGTGCTGCGTGGCGTCTGTCAGAAGCGAAACTTTCTCGATCTAGTTGAGAACTTCATCCTTTTCGACAATTCGCCGGGGAAGACGATCAAAATCCTGGCTCGCAACCATCAGTTTCTCGGCGTCAATCAGGCCGTCCAAGCAGTCCGTGAGCGAGAGGATCGCGAAGGCAAGCTCGGGGTTTTCTGGCACACGCAGGGAGCCGGAAAGAGCTACTCGATGGTCATGTTTACCCGCAAAGTGCGTCGTAAGCTTGGCGGCAACTTTACCTTCGTGGTGCTGACGGATCGGACTGATCTCGACAACCAAATCTATAAAACATTCGCGGGCTGCGGTGTCGTGGACAACGATAGCGACCCCTGCCGTGCCGATAGCGGGACGCGCCTGAGACAGTTGCTGAGTCAGCACAAGGCTTATGTCTTTTCTCTGATTCAGAAATTCAATCAGGATGTCGCTCCCGAGCAAGGGTACACCCAGCGAGACGATATCATTGTCATCACGGACGAAGCCCATCGGACGCAGTACGGCACCTTGGCTCTGAACATGCGTAACGCCCTGCCGAATGCCAGCTATATGGGCTTTACCGGCACTCCTTTGTTTGGCGATGACGAGATTACCCGACGAGTGTTTGGCAGCTATGTATCGACCTACGATTTCCAGCGGGCAGTGGATGATAACGCGACGGTTCCACTGTACTATGATGCCCGCGGCGATGACCTGGGAGTGGCTATCGGCGATCTGAACGAGCGCGTCGCGGCGAAGTTGGAGGAATTAGAGACCGAAGACATCGACGTGCAGCAACGGCTAGAGCAAGAGCTAAAACGTGACTACCACGTGATCACTGCTGAAAAGCGACTTGATCAGATTGCTCAGGACTTTGTGCAGCACTACTCCACAGCGTGGGAAACCGGCAAGGCGATGTTGGTATGCATCGACAAGGTTACATGCGTCCGCATGCACGCCCTAATTGAGAAGCACTGGAATGCTCGCATCTCAGCCCTTGAAAAGAGCCTTTCTCAGACAGCGGATGAGCAAGAACTGGCTTACTTGAAAAGGCAGATTAGCTGGATGCAAGAAACTCGGTCAGCGGTGGTGGTCAGCGAAGATCAGGGCGAAGTCGATAATTTCAGGAAGTGGGGCCTCGATATCACGCCACATCGGCGGCTAGTGAAAGAAGGCATTGAGCTGCCCGATGCGATGCGTGAGAGGCCTGAGTTTCGTGAAATGCAGCGGATGGACTTGGACGAAGCTTTCAAGGAGGAGAAACATCCGTTCCGAGTTGCGATTGTTTGTGCGATGTGGTTGACCGGGTTCGACGTGCCTAGTCTATCAACGCTCTATCTCGATAAGCCGCTGAAGGCCCACACGCTTATGCAGGCGATTGCTAGGGCCAACCGCATTCACGAAGACAAGAACAACGGTCTGATCGTCGATTACTGTGGGATTCTGAGACACCTTCGCAAAGCACTGGCGACTTTCGCAGGTGCGGGTACCGGTGAGGATGATGGCGAAATTGAACCAGCCCGACCCGACGAAGAACTCTTGGCTGAGCTAGCTGAGGCTATCAACTATGTCCAAACCTATCTCAGTGATCGCAACGCTCCGTTAGAGAAAGTTATCAAGAGTAGCGGATACGCTATCACCGCTGCGATCGTCGCTTGCAAGGAAGCTGCGAATGAGAATGACGAGTCGCGTAAGCGATTCGAAATCATGTGCCGTGTGGTGTTTAAGAAGTTCAAGGCATGCCTCAATGTGGAGGGAATCAATGCTTACCGCGAGGACCGAGATGCAATCAATGCCGTCTACAAGTCATTGATGAAGGATCGTGAACAGGCGGACATCAGCGACATCATTCGCCAGCTTCACAAAGTTGTCGACGAAGCGATCGAGACGACCCCTTCCGCACGAGACGACGTATCGCAGCCGTACGATATTAGCCGAATCGACTTTGAACGCCTCAAGCAGGAATTCGCACGTACACCAGCAAGGCAAACAACGGTTCAGAACCTTAGGCAAGCAGTCGAGCAACGGCTCGCGATGTTATTGCAGCAGAATCCACTGCGCACTGATTTGCAACTGCATTACGAGGAAGTGGTAGCAGAGTACAACAGCGACAAGGACCAGGTCACTATTGAGCGGACGTTTGAAGCGCTGCTTCAATTAGTACAGGAACTTGACGAGGAAGCCCAGCGAGCGGTCAGCGAAGGGTTGGATGAAGAGTCATTGGCAATCTTTGATTTGCTCAAGAAGGATGACCTGACTGCCGTCGATATTAAACGCATTAAGCAAGTCGCTGTGGAGTTACTCGAAACTCTCAAAGCAGAGAAGCTGCGCGTGGACCAATGGACAGAAAAGGAAGCGACTAGAGATGCTGTAAGCCTGGCCATTCACGACTTCCTTTACAGCGACGATACCGGATTGCCAGTTGATGCCTACGAGGAGACCGAGGTGCGCATGCGAGCTGATGAAGTTTTCCGGCACGTCGTGCGGGCCTACCCGCGAGTTCCTTCGCCAGTGTATTCAGCATCGGCTTAG
- a CDS encoding N-6 DNA methylase — protein sequence MPQLEHIEAIEKRLWSAADQLRSNSNYASNEYFFPVMGLVFLRHAYSRFLKVKDEIEANLPSRGGKKRELEKGDFSQKSAIFLSPKAQFDYLVGLPDDADRARAIIEAMDSIEQDYTSLRGSLPKQDYQELDNEVLGRLLRTLNPDELKKVSGDVFGRIYEYFLTQFADQKAHDGGEFFTPISIVSLIAHVLEPTGGTVLDPACGSGGMFVQSARIVEEQGENPTERLTFRGLEKNGTTIRLAKMNLAVHGLEGDIQKAITYYEAPHELVGKADYVMANPPFNVDEIDAEKIKADPRLPFGLPGVNKEKRVSNGNYVWISYFYSYLSERGRAGFVMSSQASSAGRDEAKVRQKLVETGDVDLMIAIRSNFFYTRSVPCELWFLNRDKPAKHQDKVLMIDARNVYRKVTRKIYDFSPEQEQNLLAIVWLYRDEQSRFLELWSGYLGRMIEEGFGCFQWEPDDEDPLHPLPDFERALAELHSLMQPFLETLSKEGPHAETLKELEKEQKLFASDSTAFHDDLEKLAKQWEQAPDSAAALKKLTEKSEPLAESSRGLVKQADLLYKLSARLIETCEGDCDAKANDLWPRSEINTARKQADATRQLAVESLKQVRYFWRQAHWLVERFPDAKLCDVEGLVKLVDKSELEANDWSLTPGRYVGVAPEEVDEDFDFEDALREIHVELNDLNSEAVELAARIKKNFEELGV from the coding sequence ATGCCCCAACTTGAACACATTGAAGCGATCGAGAAACGCCTTTGGTCCGCTGCTGATCAGCTCCGCTCCAACTCCAACTACGCTAGCAACGAATACTTCTTCCCCGTGATGGGGCTCGTCTTTCTCCGGCATGCCTACAGCCGTTTCTTGAAAGTCAAAGACGAGATCGAGGCCAACTTGCCTTCGCGCGGAGGGAAAAAGCGGGAACTCGAAAAGGGCGACTTTTCCCAAAAGAGTGCGATCTTTTTGAGCCCGAAAGCTCAATTCGATTACTTGGTGGGGTTGCCCGACGACGCAGATCGGGCCCGGGCCATTATCGAGGCGATGGACTCGATCGAACAGGACTACACCAGCCTGCGCGGCAGCCTCCCGAAGCAGGACTACCAAGAACTGGACAACGAGGTCCTCGGGCGACTCTTGCGGACGCTCAATCCTGATGAGCTGAAGAAAGTCTCCGGTGATGTTTTCGGTCGCATCTACGAGTATTTCCTCACACAGTTCGCTGACCAGAAGGCACATGATGGGGGTGAGTTCTTCACGCCTATTTCGATCGTCTCCCTGATTGCCCACGTTCTCGAACCGACCGGTGGGACCGTGCTCGATCCGGCCTGTGGCAGTGGCGGGATGTTTGTGCAAAGTGCTCGCATCGTCGAAGAGCAAGGCGAAAACCCGACCGAGCGGCTCACCTTTCGCGGGCTGGAAAAAAACGGTACGACCATCCGGCTCGCCAAGATGAACCTGGCGGTCCACGGCCTGGAAGGTGACATTCAGAAGGCGATCACCTACTACGAAGCGCCGCACGAGCTGGTGGGCAAGGCGGACTATGTGATGGCCAACCCGCCGTTCAATGTCGACGAGATCGATGCGGAGAAGATCAAGGCCGACCCGCGGCTGCCCTTTGGCCTACCCGGCGTGAACAAAGAGAAGCGAGTCTCTAACGGCAACTACGTCTGGATCAGCTACTTTTATTCCTACCTGAGCGAGCGGGGGCGGGCCGGGTTTGTCATGTCTTCCCAGGCGAGTAGTGCCGGGCGGGATGAGGCGAAGGTGCGGCAGAAGCTCGTGGAAACGGGCGATGTCGATCTGATGATCGCCATCCGCAGCAACTTCTTCTACACGCGGAGTGTCCCCTGCGAGCTGTGGTTCCTCAACCGCGACAAGCCCGCCAAGCACCAAGACAAGGTGCTGATGATTGACGCCCGCAATGTGTATCGCAAAGTCACGCGGAAGATTTACGACTTCAGCCCTGAGCAAGAGCAGAACTTGCTGGCGATTGTGTGGCTGTACCGCGATGAGCAATCGCGTTTCCTGGAGTTGTGGTCGGGATACCTGGGTCGGATGATCGAGGAGGGCTTTGGCTGCTTCCAATGGGAGCCGGACGACGAGGACCCACTACACCCGTTGCCCGATTTCGAGCGTGCCCTTGCTGAGCTTCACAGTCTGATGCAGCCGTTCTTGGAGACGCTCTCCAAGGAAGGCCCCCATGCGGAGACGCTCAAAGAACTGGAGAAAGAGCAAAAGCTATTCGCAAGCGACTCAACCGCGTTCCACGATGATCTTGAGAAACTAGCGAAGCAGTGGGAGCAGGCCCCCGACAGTGCGGCGGCGCTCAAGAAGCTCACCGAAAAGTCGGAGCCGCTCGCCGAGTCGAGCCGCGGGCTGGTGAAGCAGGCGGACTTGCTGTACAAGCTTTCTGCTCGGCTGATCGAAACTTGCGAAGGCGATTGCGACGCCAAGGCAAACGACCTTTGGCCGCGAAGCGAAATCAACACGGCCCGCAAACAGGCGGACGCCACTCGGCAGCTTGCCGTCGAGTCGCTCAAGCAAGTCCGCTACTTCTGGCGACAGGCCCACTGGCTGGTCGAACGCTTCCCCGACGCCAAGCTCTGCGATGTGGAAGGTCTCGTGAAGTTAGTCGACAAGTCGGAACTCGAAGCCAACGACTGGAGCCTCACCCCCGGACGCTACGTGGGCGTCGCCCCCGAGGAAGTGGACGAGGACTTTGATTTTGAAGACGCCCTACGGGAGATTCACGTTGAGCTGAACGATCTGAACTCCGAAGCCGTCGAATTGGCGGCGAGGATCAAAAAGAACTTCGAGGAGTTGGGGGTATGA
- a CDS encoding DUF262 and DUF1524 domain-containing protein, translating into MKATATKLLDFLKKSPQFIIPIYQRTYSWTESQCEQLWEDILRTGRNDHVPAHFVGSIVYIEQGLYTVTTQSQLLVIDGQQRLTTVTLILEALARHISSEDRLAGFSAKKLRNYYLLNPEEDGELGYKLILTQNDKSTLLALVDQKPPPTKHSVRVQENFELFLDKIDKLGDVTDLWQGLAKLVVVDVALDRKLDNPQLIFESMNSTGKELSQADLIRNYVLMGLPPQQQTELYNDHWRPMEVAFGQEAYGEFFDAFMRNYLTVKTGEIPKLKNVYEAFRLHANRREVVEAGVEAMVADIHTFADYYCEMVLRPEGKTKVGKALSDLRALKVDVAYPFLLEVYHDFKEGLLSEDEMEKVVRLVESYAFRRAVCNIPTNSMNKTFGTFHRSLDKTNYLESILAQFLLLPSYRRFPRDEEFRREIQVRDLYNFRSRSFWLRRLENFERKEQVHVADYTIEHIMPQKDQLTPQWCESLGPEWERIQEEYLHTLGNLTLTGYNSEYGAKSFAEKRDMKGGFKQSPLKVNEGLGVLDDWNESTIRERADRLAKIAQQVWISPKLPEETLDAYRPKKRVTKSHYTIEDQKGLSDGSVMRPLFDKLRQEILSLDDCVNEEFLKYYVAYKAETNFVDVVVRRKRLRLSLNMKFHEIEDSKGIAVDLKGKKRWGNGDVHVFLSTEDEIPYALGLIRQALEKQLENNGD; encoded by the coding sequence ATGAAAGCCACTGCGACAAAACTACTCGATTTCCTTAAGAAGTCACCGCAGTTCATTATTCCCATTTACCAGCGGACGTACTCCTGGACCGAATCACAATGCGAGCAGTTGTGGGAAGATATTCTGCGAACGGGTCGCAATGACCATGTGCCCGCGCACTTCGTAGGATCGATCGTTTACATCGAACAAGGCCTCTATACGGTAACAACCCAATCCCAATTGTTGGTCATCGATGGCCAGCAGCGGCTCACTACCGTAACCCTAATACTAGAAGCGCTAGCAAGGCACATTTCGAGCGAGGACCGACTAGCGGGCTTCTCCGCAAAGAAACTGAGAAACTACTATCTGCTCAATCCGGAAGAAGACGGTGAACTCGGCTACAAGCTGATCCTTACTCAGAATGACAAGTCCACGCTGTTGGCACTAGTCGATCAAAAGCCACCCCCAACGAAACACTCAGTGCGAGTTCAAGAAAACTTCGAGTTGTTTTTGGATAAGATCGATAAGCTAGGCGATGTTACTGACCTCTGGCAGGGCTTGGCTAAGCTGGTGGTCGTCGACGTCGCTCTCGATCGAAAGCTTGACAATCCGCAGCTCATTTTTGAGAGCATGAACTCAACTGGCAAGGAACTAAGCCAGGCGGACTTGATCCGCAACTATGTTCTGATGGGGCTCCCACCGCAGCAGCAAACTGAACTTTACAACGACCACTGGCGACCGATGGAAGTGGCCTTCGGCCAAGAGGCGTACGGCGAGTTTTTCGACGCGTTCATGCGCAACTATCTCACCGTGAAGACGGGGGAAATCCCAAAGCTAAAGAACGTCTACGAAGCATTCCGTCTCCATGCGAATCGTAGAGAAGTTGTCGAGGCGGGCGTGGAAGCGATGGTCGCCGACATTCACACTTTTGCTGACTACTACTGCGAGATGGTGCTGCGACCTGAAGGAAAAACCAAGGTTGGAAAAGCGCTGAGTGACCTACGTGCTTTGAAGGTCGACGTTGCCTATCCTTTCCTTCTTGAGGTCTATCATGACTTCAAGGAGGGGCTGCTCTCAGAAGATGAGATGGAGAAGGTCGTGCGGCTTGTGGAAAGCTACGCATTCCGACGGGCAGTCTGCAATATTCCAACCAACTCAATGAATAAAACCTTCGGCACGTTCCATCGGTCGCTCGATAAAACCAACTATCTGGAGAGCATTCTCGCACAGTTCTTGCTGTTGCCTTCTTACCGTCGCTTTCCACGCGATGAAGAGTTCCGACGAGAAATTCAGGTGAGAGACCTCTACAACTTTCGCAGCCGTAGCTTCTGGCTGCGTCGCCTGGAAAACTTCGAGCGTAAAGAGCAAGTGCACGTCGCAGACTACACCATCGAGCACATCATGCCACAGAAGGATCAATTGACACCCCAATGGTGCGAGTCGCTGGGACCTGAGTGGGAGCGTATCCAAGAAGAATACTTGCATACTTTGGGAAACCTCACCCTGACAGGATACAACTCAGAGTACGGAGCGAAGTCGTTCGCGGAAAAGCGAGATATGAAGGGAGGCTTTAAGCAGAGCCCACTCAAAGTCAACGAAGGGCTGGGCGTGCTTGACGATTGGAATGAATCGACGATTCGTGAGCGAGCGGACCGCTTAGCAAAGATTGCTCAGCAGGTTTGGATTTCGCCGAAATTACCTGAAGAGACACTCGACGCTTATCGCCCCAAGAAGAGGGTCACAAAGAGCCACTACACGATCGAGGACCAAAAAGGACTCTCTGACGGCTCGGTGATGCGCCCGCTGTTCGATAAGCTGCGACAGGAGATTCTGTCGCTAGACGATTGCGTCAACGAGGAATTCTTGAAGTACTACGTGGCATACAAAGCAGAAACGAACTTCGTCGATGTCGTGGTGCGGAGAAAACGCTTGCGTCTGTCCTTAAACATGAAGTTCCACGAAATCGAGGACTCCAAGGGTATTGCTGTGGACCTCAAAGGTAAGAAGAGGTGGGGCAATGGCGATGTTCACGTGTTCCTGAGCACCGAAGATGAGATTCCCTACGCCTTGGGACTGATTCGGCAAGCCCTGGAAAAACAACTGGAGAACAACGGCGACTAG